From Bradyrhizobium erythrophlei:
ACGCAACGACGGCGAGGTGATGCGGCTCGGGCGGCTGAAGCGGCGTGCCCGGTCGCGCAAGATGCTGCTCTTGATCGACGTCTCCGGCTCGATGAAGGCGCGCTCGGAGGACAATCTCCGCCTCGCGCATACGCTGGTGCACGCGGCGCGGAGTATCGAAGTATTCACCTTCGGCACGCGCCTGACGCGGGTGACGCGGGCGTTGCGGCTGAAGCGGCGCGAACAGGCGCTCGCGGCCGCCGCGCATCTGGTCAGCGACTGGGACGGCGGAACGCGGATCGGCGATGCGTTGCAGGCGTTTCTCGCCGTACCGCGGTTCGGCGGCTATGCCCGGGGTGCGGCGGTCGTCGTCCTGTCCGACGGGCTGGAGCGCGGCGATCTCTCAGCCTTGCGCGACGCGGTCGCCAGGCTTGCGCGGCGCGCCTGGCGCCTGAGCTGGCTGACGCCGCTCGCCGCCGGTCCGGGCTTCGTGCCGCAGACCGAGGCGCTGATCGCCATTCGCCGGTTCGTCGACGACATGGCCGATGGCGGATCGAGCGCCGCGGTGGTTGCGCATGTCCTTTCGCTTCGGCAACGGAGAGCCGCGTGACCGGTATCGTCGACGCGCATCATCACATCTGGCGTCAGGCCGACCTTCCCTGGCTCATCGGGCCGATGCAGCCGCGGATCTTTGGTCCCTATGAGCCGATCCGTCGCGACTATTCGATCCGCGAATACCTCGACGACCTCGCCGGCAATGGCGTCATCAGGTCGGTCTATGTGCAGACCAACTGGGCGAAGGAGCGGTTCGAGGACGAGACGGCCTGGGTCCAGCGCATCTCGGAGGAAACCGGCTGGCCGCACGCGATCGTCGCCTACGCGGATTTCGGCGCGGACGACGTGCGGCCGCAGCTCGACCGGCTCAGGCGCTACAGACTGGTGCGAGGCGCGCGGATGCAGCTGCACTGGCACGAGAAGGAGCTCTATCGCTTCGCGGCGCGCGCCGATCTGTGCGCGGACCCGACGATCCGCCGCAACATCGCAACGCTGGCCGACTATGGCTGGAGCTTCGACCTGCAGGTATTTACTTCGCAGATGCCCGACGCAGCCCACCTTGCGGAAGCCTGTCCGAAGGTCACGTTCGTGCTGCAGCACGCCGGAATGCTGGAGGACCTATCCCCTGCCGGCCGCTCGGCCTGGCGCGCCGGCATGGTACGGCTGGCGGCATGCCCGAATGTCGTCTGCAAGCTCTCGGGACTGGGCACCTTCATTCACCGCAACGACCCCGCGCATATCGCGGCCATCGTTGCCGAGAGCGTGGCGGTCTTCGGACCCGACCGCTGCCTGTTCGGTTCGAATTTTCCGATCGAGAAGCTGTGGACCAACTATCGCGATCTGGTCCAGGCCTTTCTCGACGCCACGCAATCAAACCCGCGCCATCGCGACGCGATCCTGCGCGATACGGCCATGCGGATCTATCGGCTCGCGCCTTAGTCCTGCGCGGGAAAAAACAGACAAAGGAAAACGGGAGGCAAACATGGCGCTGGAAATCAAGATTCTCGATTATGGAGACATCGAACTCGAATCGAGTTTTCTGGTGCTCGGTCGCGACTGCGGGCGCACGCGCCGGGTGCTGACACTGGGCTTTCTCATCGTCGGAGGCCCCTACCCGATCGTCGTCGACACCGGCTACCGCTCCAACCAGATCATGGAAACGCTCGGCATGCGCGGCCTGCAGTTCCACGAGAACATGATCGAGAACCAGCTCGCGCGTCACGGCGTGCGCATAGGGGACGTCCGCTTCGTTTGCCACACCCATCTGCACATCGACCACGCCGGTAAGGACGATTTGTTTCCAATGAACACGACCGTGGTCGTCAACCGCAAGGAACTGGAATATTCCGTCTCCGGCCTGATGCATCCGCAATATCCGGCGCCGGACATCAAGCATCTGATCGACCGCCTGCACACCAAGAGCGCGCTGCGTTTCCTCGATCTCGAAATCACCGGCCCGGTCGAGCTGATGCCCGGCGTCTATTGCGAGGCCGCCAACGCCCACACCGAAGGTTCGATGAACCTGCACGTTCACACCGCCGAGGGTATCGCGACGATCTGCGGCGACGTGCTCTACGACATCAACGATCAACTGGTCGATCCCTTCCGCGAGATCCACGACGCCGAACCGCGCACCACCGGCAATCACGGCACCTCGAAGCGTGCGGAAAAGGCGGCCATCAAGAAGCTCGTCAACAGCTCGCGCTTTCTGCTGCCGGTGCATGACCGGCCGTGCAAGATCGAGGGCGGCAATGTCGTTGGGCGGCTGCAGGACCAGGTACCGGGCCCGATCGTCCAGTCGCTGCCCAAACGCAACTGGTTCCCGGCCTGAAGCAGAGCGAAGGGATCGCCCATGACCCACGCCACGTTGCGTTCCGAATTCGAAGATCTGATCGATCCCTACGCGCCTGTCGGGCAACTCGGCAGCGGCTTCACCTTTACCGAGGGGCCGATCTGGCATCCGGCCGGTCATTATCTGCTGTTTTCCGACATGCCCGCTGACGTGCGGCGCCGCTGGGACGCCGCGCGCGGTGTCATCGAGGTCAAGCGCCCTTCGAACAAATGCAACGGCATGACCTATGATGCCGAGCTGAACCTGATCGTCTGCGAGCACGCGACGTCCTCGCTGATCCGCGAGCGGCCCGACGGCCGCCGCGAGGTAATCGCCTCGCATTTCGAGAAACAGGAGCTCAACAGCCCAAATGACGTCTGCGTGCATTCGAGCGGCACGATCTATTTCTCCGATCCCTGGTACGGTCGCATGCCGGTCTACGGCGTCGAGCGGCCGCGCCAGCTCGGCTTCCAGGGCGTCTATCGCGTCCCTCCCGGCGGCGCGCCGCAACTGGTGGTCGACCGCTATTTGTTCGAGCAGCCGAACGGGCTCTGCTTCTCGCCGGACGAAAAACGGCTCTATGTCAACGATACCGTGCAGGCGCTGATCCGCGCCTTCGACGTCGCCCCCGACGGTTCGCTCGCCAACGCCCGCGTGTTCGCCAGCGGCATCCGCTCGGAACTCGAGCCCGGCGTGCCCGACGGCATGAAGTGCGATCAGCGCGGCAATATCTGGGTGACCGCGCCGGGCGGCGTGTGGGTCTACGCAGCGAACGGCGATCTCCTGGGCAAGGTTCGCGTGCCCGAACTCGTCGCCAATCTCACCTGGGGTGGCACCGACTTCCGCACGTTGTTCATGACCGCGACGCACTCGGTTTACACCGTTACGACCAAGGTTGGGCCGCGCAGCGAGCCTTACATGACCTCCGCGGGAGGCGCAGCCAGCGCGACGCCGTCTTCCGCGCCCGCACCCATTCTCAGGGCTGACGGCCTTGAGCTCGATCCGAAGCGCTGCGCGCTGATTATCCAGGATCTGCAGAACGACGTCATCATGGAGGGCGGCGCCTTCGCGGACTCGGGCGCGCCGGCCCATGCCCGCGCCCAGCACGTCGTCGACAATGTGCGTCGGCTCGCCGACGCGGCGCGCGCGCGCGGCGTCGTCGTGATCCATGTCTGGTTCATTGTCGAACCGGGCGCGCCCGGCCTGACGCTGAACGCACCGCTGTTCGAGGGCCTCGCCGATTCCAAGGCACTTGTGCGCGGCTCCTGGGGCGCCGCGCCCGTGGCAGGGCTCGAGCCGCGTCCGGGTGACTTCATCGTCGAGAAAATGCGCATGAGCGCGTGGGAAGGCAGCCGGCTGGAGACGATTCTGAAAGCCACCGGCCGCGACATGCTGATCGATACCGGCGCCTGGACCAACATGTCGATCGAACACACCGCGCGCACCGGAGCCGACAAGGGCTATTTCATGATCGTGCCCGA
This genomic window contains:
- a CDS encoding vWA domain-containing protein, with protein sequence MKDEPKLPRAARAFVSFVALLRANDFAIAPEQTAAFLEAITLLGPRAPEDIRQAGLATLAPPPERRAVYDMLFQIHFLGGEEVRGPEGADDEEVRLQDEGHGDEEPPLADEANESGAMAVRAEALVERRFGQGVQNDALRRLAREAPTRLPRRRGHRRMRARRGPWADLRRTLRESVRNDGEVMRLGRLKRRARSRKMLLLIDVSGSMKARSEDNLRLAHTLVHAARSIEVFTFGTRLTRVTRALRLKRREQALAAAAHLVSDWDGGTRIGDALQAFLAVPRFGGYARGAAVVVLSDGLERGDLSALRDAVARLARRAWRLSWLTPLAAGPGFVPQTEALIAIRRFVDDMADGGSSAAVVAHVLSLRQRRAA
- a CDS encoding amidohydrolase family protein, with protein sequence MTGIVDAHHHIWRQADLPWLIGPMQPRIFGPYEPIRRDYSIREYLDDLAGNGVIRSVYVQTNWAKERFEDETAWVQRISEETGWPHAIVAYADFGADDVRPQLDRLRRYRLVRGARMQLHWHEKELYRFAARADLCADPTIRRNIATLADYGWSFDLQVFTSQMPDAAHLAEACPKVTFVLQHAGMLEDLSPAGRSAWRAGMVRLAACPNVVCKLSGLGTFIHRNDPAHIAAIVAESVAVFGPDRCLFGSNFPIEKLWTNYRDLVQAFLDATQSNPRHRDAILRDTAMRIYRLAP
- a CDS encoding MBL fold metallo-hydrolase → MALEIKILDYGDIELESSFLVLGRDCGRTRRVLTLGFLIVGGPYPIVVDTGYRSNQIMETLGMRGLQFHENMIENQLARHGVRIGDVRFVCHTHLHIDHAGKDDLFPMNTTVVVNRKELEYSVSGLMHPQYPAPDIKHLIDRLHTKSALRFLDLEITGPVELMPGVYCEAANAHTEGSMNLHVHTAEGIATICGDVLYDINDQLVDPFREIHDAEPRTTGNHGTSKRAEKAAIKKLVNSSRFLLPVHDRPCKIEGGNVVGRLQDQVPGPIVQSLPKRNWFPA
- a CDS encoding isochorismatase family protein; translation: MTHATLRSEFEDLIDPYAPVGQLGSGFTFTEGPIWHPAGHYLLFSDMPADVRRRWDAARGVIEVKRPSNKCNGMTYDAELNLIVCEHATSSLIRERPDGRREVIASHFEKQELNSPNDVCVHSSGTIYFSDPWYGRMPVYGVERPRQLGFQGVYRVPPGGAPQLVVDRYLFEQPNGLCFSPDEKRLYVNDTVQALIRAFDVAPDGSLANARVFASGIRSELEPGVPDGMKCDQRGNIWVTAPGGVWVYAANGDLLGKVRVPELVANLTWGGTDFRTLFMTATHSVYTVTTKVGPRSEPYMTSAGGAASATPSSAPAPILRADGLELDPKRCALIIQDLQNDVIMEGGAFADSGAPAHARAQHVVDNVRRLADAARARGVVVIHVWFIVEPGAPGLTLNAPLFEGLADSKALVRGSWGAAPVAGLEPRPGDFIVEKMRMSAWEGSRLETILKATGRDMLIDTGAWTNMSIEHTARTGADKGYFMIVPEDCCSTMNAEWHHASINFAMQNVAIVTSADAVIKAIG